The Archocentrus centrarchus isolate MPI-CPG fArcCen1 chromosome 1, fArcCen1, whole genome shotgun sequence genome includes the window gtgcacactgtgtttatatgtgtgtgttactgaCTTGTTTATTTGAGAAATGGCACTGTGTGATGTAATTTCTGCTGAGTCCTTGAGCTGCCCAGCAGTGTTTGCTCTTTACATGTGGCATGCGACAGGTGTCCAGGCATGTGTATCGATTGGCTTAATGTACTGCTGATTACATTTGGGTCGCTCCCTCCAGCTCACCTTGACTCAGCCATCCCTCTTGTCTTTTATCTCACCCTTTCCTATCTCATTTCTTACTAATTCTCTCCTTCAAATTCGACCCATTCCAACAAGGTTTACTGTGTCCTTCCTATATTACTCTACCCTACACCTTTTTGTCACAGCTCTATAATTGACAGCACAATGGTTCCATAGCGCCACCTagaaaatttaaatgaagtGTTTCTGTCACAtagtttgagccacagttataAAATTTGGTACAAGATGTACAAAATGTCCCTGGAGGACTCGGTCCTTGGCTGTGCTAAATTGGAGAGCTTTAAAATTTTTCTTGAAGGGCGTGTCTGCGGTGCCCTGGTGAATGGCAACAAATTGGTGCCATGGCATTATTAATTAACATATATATTGTTGAATTTAGATCTGATAAGTGTCCCAGCCTAACCACATAGAGCCTagttttggctgctcccttgctACAGTGGGGCTCTCCACATTTGATTTGAGCacccttcctgatgcagcccCTAGGAGGATTTGTGTCTCCGACTGGAATTAAACCACGACCTTTCATTTGCAAAACAGATTTCTTAACTACTAGGAACAGCCCCAACCTAAGTATATCTGCATGGCAATCTTTAACAGCAGTCATagcaccacctagtggcaacaggaattgatgttttaattcaattcaatttatttatatagtgtcaaataacaacaaacagtcacctcaaggtgctttatattgtaaggttagGATAACACAACAATTATAGCGAAAACCCAACGAACAAAAcaacctcctatgagcaagcagttggcaacagtgggcaGGATAAAGCAAGTTTATTAATGTAATATAATAATTGTCAGTTGGATGCATAGAAGACTATCAGCTGAACCATCAGCTGATATAGTTTGGCATTAGGATCAGCTCACATGAAAGTAACACTAtcttcagatttatttatttaatgagaTGTGTTCTTCTGATCCATCCACTGACAACAGCAGTCATACAAATACCCCTGGCTAATAACCATATTGCACGCACTGCACTCACTTTTTCtgagtgtttttaaaagaataagcaaaagaaaatggatggatggttggaatTCCCTTTCATATTTTGCCTGGAGTCTGTCCTCTCCCACACATTTTCCTCACAAGTCCCCAACCGCTCAccatcaaagtcaatgttgccaTCTTTGTTGAGGTCAATGTCACTGAGGATCTCCTCCAGCTCGCCTTTCTTCAGCTTCTCCCCGAGGAGGGTTTTCATGCCCTCTTTCAACTCATCATATGTGATCTTTCCATCGCCATCACAGTCAAACTGCAATGGGTAGGGTTAAGAGGAAGAGGGTCAGAACACAAACACGCAGTGAGCAAAGAAGGGGAAGGGAACACAAATaacaaaagggaaaaataatATTACAAAATTTCTTAGATAATGAGGAAATCAAACActgaacagaaaacaataacacacaGCGTAATACACCGATGACAAACACCAAAAGTAGGAATTGAGTTTCATGTTTCAATTGGCTGCATGAGGTCCCTGGGAGTTTGAAAACAGCTTGAATGTGCAGATGGTTGAATGCTGACTCATGAAATGTTAGTAGTTGAGAAAGACTTTTGCAGTGAGTTAAGAATGAGCTGAAAATTATTCCTCATTTGTTCAGCCTGAGCTCGGGAGCTTTCTGTTCAGAAGAGGTGAGAGCTAATGTCTTATTCTCCACAAATTGATTCAAACACCAGAGCTGCTTTCTAACAGCAATGACAATGAGTCACATGTGACAAAGAAGATCTTTGCATTCCTAAAACAGAGGAAACATTCATGAGTATGAAAATTAATACACCAAGGTCCAGGAGTATTTGGAAAATGACACATAGTTTTACAATTTTGCCTGTGAACACCACTGCAGTGGATTTGAAATCAAACATCAAGTTGTGACTGAGGGTTAATTAAAGGAGTTTAACAAAAGCAtagcattaactgtttaggaactAGAGCCATTTCAAGATCAAAAGTAACTGCACAAACTAATACAATTTTAAATAGAAGGATTGATTTTAATATGCGGATGAAAACCCTTTGCTGgaaatgactgcctgaagtctagagcCCATGGGCATCACAGAATCCTccatttcctcccttgagatgctctgatcgcattcagttttgtcttcagtaactggaAAGCTCTACTGGGCTGAAAGCAGATGACAGACTTTACCATTGAAGAACAGCTCATTTCTTTAACACTGGTGACCCAACTCCACTGGCAGACATACATTTCCATGCCATAACATCGCCTCCATCACGTTTGTCAGATAGTGTGTtatgctttggatcatgagtggtttctctccttctccatacttgtttcttcccatcattctgatacaagttcatcttggtttcatctgttcaAAGAAATGTTTGTCCAGAATTGTGCAGATtctttcagatgttttctggaaaagtctaatctggccttctttttctttagtgTAACCTCTGGTTTAGGACCTTGGGGTAAAGCCTCTATATTTACATTCACGTCTCCTccagagtgttcttgacttggctGAATGCTGAGAAGGCTTTTTCTTAATCCTTGAAAAACATTCTGTGAtcattttagtcattttctGTGGTCTTTAGTGTGGCTGAGCTGACCGGTACAgtcattcttttttaaaaatgtatcagaTTTGGCCATCTCACTCACAGttaggttttgtttttccagcctgGTTCAGAATCccttggaatcaactccagatctgTTATCCTCTTAATTTGTCATGGAATGAGAGTAATGATCCAATGACTTTTGaccctctgaaaatgggagactgtgtataaatgtgGCTGTAATTTGGAAAGCATTAACACAGTACTTTTGCTAATCTGCTTGAATTTAAGATGAAATCTTACCTGTTTGACTGTGTGCCACCAGAGTGGAttttaaaagacaaattacAAGAATTGTATCACTGTCAAAAAAGTTATGGACCTGgctgcatgtatgtatgtagttTGACATTTGGATGTATCAAcattctttatttattaaaagctttaaaaataatttcaccaTGACAGCTCATATCCAATTTCTCTCTTGCTTttcaaaggggagaaaaaagagagaaaaaaacacacaaggctAAATTATTAACACAGATAAATGAATCTGAGTAGCCTGATGTACACTGATGTGTTCTCAGTTGAAATCATTAAGAGCACATTATCAGCGCTGTCTGTTTTGCGGTACCCATTAAAAACCTATCGTTCTGTAATGTGGTAATGGGATGAACCCAGGTGTGCAAAGCTGTGCTTACAaataacatcatcatcatctcattTGTTTTGCTTGGCCACAACCAACGTCACTCGAGGGCCCCGAGCCCTTGTGTACCTGCTTCTGTATTTGTGTCAAAGGAAGCAACTCAATAGATATTTCCTGCATCAACGAGGTGCCAAAACATTTCAAGGCAATTCCACTGAGAACAATGTAACAGGTGGTATGAAGATGTTTATTTAGAGTATAAACTGTGGGCCTCTGGATGGTACAAACCAGGCTGCCTGAAAATCTCATCgatagaaatatttttctttcttataaaACCCTTTTCTTCTGTAGTCTTAGACAGCAAGCCCTCCTGCCTCAGCCTTGATTACAGGTAAGAGTCACACAGTATTTGGCAATCTCCAAAGAAAGGTCACACACTTCAAAAAAAACCTGTCAGTACTAGGTCTAATTTACTTGCTTAAAGGAATACTTCTTTACACTCTCTTGCTGCGGACCCTTTTACCTGTCTgaaggcacagcggagctcttTCAGCCCGACCATATGAGCTGTCTCAGCCACCATCCTTGGCCCCATTAGCTCACAGAAATCATCAAAGTCTACGTGACCACCCCCTGCAGGAAGACAGAGGACACACCacacgtgcgcgcgcacacacacacacacacacacacacacacacacacacacacacacacacacacacacacacaaacatgtgaagacacacacatacacagaaagaCTATCAAGTAGTTCCATTTGGTGCTTCCCTGGAGAGGCTGTGCTGCACATAGATGTTAGGAGCACATGAAATATTGTTTGACCAATAAATCTCTATCCAGTGACAATGTTGCAGAGTTTTTTCAGATGTTATACTTAAACCTGCATTGATTTTgcattgattgatttttttggcaatatttttagcttttatttggAGTCCCATTTCTCCATTTCTAGAGACTTTAGCTCAAAATCCCTCTCCATTTAGCTCTGTTTTGGGACTAGACCCaaaccaccccagtctgccaaagACAATGCCGGTTTGGAAAAGAATTCCTATTTACAACTGGCATTATACTTCATCATCTACTCTGACTAGATGCTGGTGCGGCCTCAGGTTCATGCCCACTTTCTAGTGAAGAATGCACATTTGTTGTATCTTTCAAATACAGGTGATCTATGGACTGGAGTCTGGTGCTGAAAGGGAAGGGAAATAACCTGTGCATGCAACGCTAAAGCTCCAATTGGATGCTTCTTAATGTATGAcagttatttaaaattaaaatatgtccTGCAAAGCCAGCCAGACAGAGGTTGCTGACTTGGGTTTATTACCATAAATGAATCACATGTGTCTTAAAGAATACATTTCAGCCAAACCTATTGTAATCCTAACCAGCAGTAGCATGCTTCAGTATCTTGTCTTCTGACTACAGAAGTTACAAAGGCACATAGCTGGGCTTAGTGGCcttaaaattgtttatttttgaatttCTACATTTGAAATAACTTTGAGAATGTccaaatttaataataataataataataataatattatcattattattattattgttgttgttgttgttgttgttgttgttgttattaattattttatttatttttttttttaaagcaccttTTAGAACACTCAGTTACAAAGGGCTTCTTGGTTTGGATAAAACAGATTAAAGAAGAGTACTTTTCActtcttcactcacctgttATGACCCAGGTCATAATTTTGTGTACTGTGTTTTCTCCTCCATACCTGGGAGTGGTAGGTAAGCTAGTTGTGTTTCCTTTCTATGAAAATGAATGTTctatttgttgttttggttgtaCCCACCCTGTTGCTTTTGACCTCTAAAGATAAATAAACTGTTCTGCTTGTGACTGCAAACCTCGTGGCAGCACTGATCCTTCCTTGGGATCAGGGAGCACAGGAGTCATGTTTGTGTTGCGCTCTGGTTTCCCTTAGGCTGGGATGTAACATAATTGGGGGGGCTCGTCACTTTCTCTGTTTTGTACACCATTTTGCATTGGTtgttattaaactctggctctcttccacagcactgtcttttattctgtctccctccactcacccccaaccagttgcagcagatggctgcccctccctgagccagattttgctggaagtttcttcttgttaaaagagtttttttcttcccactgttgccaagtgcttcctcataaggagttgtctgattgttggagttttctctctattattggtaagggtctttaccttaccttattcaaaattcaaatgctTAATGTGAGGCAATGGGAGGAACAGTAATGACTGACCTCCTCAGTGAAACTGCCAGGGTGGAAATGGAGTCGGTAACAGCAGTGAAGCATTCACTGAGGTTGTTTGGCTGCATATGATCAGCAGTGGTAAGAAATACCACTGAAGCTGTTGAGTAGATGACCTAGGGGTAACATATGAAGCTTATGCATAAGAttaataaggaagatctgtccATTCAGGCTGCTAGTCTAATCTTtccatcacttccactttccagTGCTGTCAATCTCAATACTGACATCAGTCCAACTATTTTCTTGCCTACCTTCTATGAACAAATCAGAGTCTgttctgtgtgctttaaatctcGGTGCACTTCTGTCATTTTGCCTTTCAGACTCTCATTCGTGCTACCCACCTTCTCCCTGGCTTCTCAGAGCCCCATCCATAcctccatcttcatcttcaccacATCTAGACTTTGGGTGATCCATTCCTAATTCTTATCATTGCTGGGTCTTCTTCAAATCACCCAAATCACCAAATAGCACCAAATTCTGTATCTCAATAAATCGTATTCATTTTTCCAAATggtctctccttattgaaatatAATGACAGAACTGGTCCTGGGATTGAGCCCTGAGGGACTCCACAGTTCTTCTACAGAACAGCTGGGATCCCCACCATCACCTTATCCCAAAATATCTGgggttttgtttgtctgttttcatCATagatattttgactttttaccAAGGATGCTTTAAGAGAGCTGGATACAGAGTTGGATCTCAGCCTTGATGCGGACGCCTAACCCTGGCCGACTTATTTTTCCCGCACACAATAATATTTGCATGATTGTAAAGCTGGCCTAGTTAAACTTAAGCTTGTGGTGAAAATTTTATAAATGTCCTCAGTGCATGGATGCTACTGTGCATTCAGCtgtgtgctcactgtgctgacTTCATTCCTATTAGAACCAGTTTGACTGATCTCCATGGTAATGATCAAAACAGACTGATACAATGGGATGGGTCATGCTATTAGTTTGACAAAAGACAGACTGATTTGATAGTGTGGACCAGTAGGCTTGGTCTTCTTTCATTATCTGGGTCTTATTGGAAGGAAAAGACTCTTTCAATAAAGCCATGCAGTCATTTTGTGGTTCAAAAATCTAATCAGTACTCAGAGTCTGCTGAGAATCACATACAACAAACCGCCTGGACGGAAAGtactctaaatgatgctgaaccATGAAGCTAATGGATAAAACTGCTGTCTAGTACAATAGCAGCGGTAGGATTCTGAAATAAAAGTCTACTTTTGGCAATTAATTTTCTGATTTTCAGGTTGGTAAATGATTTTCATGCTTGCCTCaaggtaaaatatatttttttttggctgactGGCTTTACCCTTGTGAAGCAGCTGTCTGGGGGATTCCTGGCACAGCCTTGAAGAATTTCTGCACCTTAAGTGGGTCAGTCTGAGATCACAGGGTTGAGAAAAATCTGCCAAAAGCCTTAGGAgattatgattatttttaattgatAGTGTAATGTAGATTGATAGTGTAGTGTAGGGAAAAATGGATGAATTTCATAATGAATCTATAGGGATTACACTATAGAGAACAAGCTTTGGAATATCTAAGGCTTACAGTACCTTATTGATCAAACCAAACACTGAACACAGTGCTGTATGAAAGACGGCATAAAATATAACACAGCTGCAACCTCTAAAGGCCTGGTGTGCTCAATATTTCTCTTAAGGTTTTCCTTTGACGTACAGATGGAAAATGATTTTCTACACTGTGTGAGGCATCACTTCATCTATTTTTTGGTTCCTGTTATATACTGATGTGCAAAGCTTCACGTTAGTCACTCTTTTTATGGCTGCAATTTTAAACCTTGTGACTGTAGCTATTAAAGCATGAgtcattttcctttctttagATTTTTAGCTATGTTTGTTACATGAGTTTTAGTTCACTTTTTGCAGGGGTGCACATCAGATGAAGACATTTTTGTGAGGTTAATGCAGCCACAACTCTTTCAGTCTTAGTTTTAAATGTCCTTGCTGTTGTTGTTCTAGGAATCTAATCAGGAAATTGTTTACACCTGGGACACCAGGTGAACCTAATTTACTAGCTGGTAGGAGAGGAAGCCAGCTGTACTGTGGTCCCTGAGGatcacagctgaaaaaaaacaaaaataacagcctTACTAGATCAGGTATGATTAAGCTGCTGCTGACTCACAGTCCAGTACTTTTCTTattatcaatttatttatttatttatttatcttataagACAAACATACACCTACATATTACAACTTCAAGAGCTGCTGGGCTATGGAAATCCATAACGTGAAGCTCcctgcacacagtttttgtgctgatgttaatgccagaggaggtttggagctccGCAGTTAatgagtcagcagagcattgACCACTTTTACGCACCATGCAAGGACCtcactctgtaactttacatggtttgctactttgtggctgagttgatGTGGTTCCTCTGCTCCAACTTTGCAATAACTTTAGatcaacccattctttcacaaatgttggcaaaggcagactgcatggacTGAAAActcctgaattcaaagattaagaggtgtggcccaatacttttggcCATAGGGTGCATCTATTCAtccattcatgtttttcttgggGCTCAATGTTGTCAAGGTTGTCTTTATAAATTAATTGTGAGCTTACACTatataaaaatgcagaaaaataataaagtttacTGTTGAAATCACATGTAATCATTCAGTTTTTAACAATGAAAAGGTAGAAAAAAGCGTCTTGGTGGAAATATGTAATCACTTTTTTTCTCATGGTTTTGGAGTATGTGTTTGTTTGACAGCAGCTGGAAGGCTGAGTTTCGGTTCTGAACACCAACAGGGGAGAAAGAAACTAGATCACTGGAGCTTGCTGTCATGGGCCGTTAGTTCCGTTTAAGCAGAAAGAGCAAGGACCTCGAGAGGATTTTAATGGACCAAAGTGACATTTGCTGGTAAATTTGTGTCCTTTAATGATTAGCAGCTGACCCAACATTAGCGGTTCACTTTTCCTAGTAAAGATCGAACTGCTTGTTTGGTCACTTCTGCAGGTGAGATACAATGGACACTTTCATGTGGGTTGTTGTTGTTCAGAGTAGGTGGCTCTTGTGTAATGTGTCAGGTTGCTGCCTGATAGTATTCATAAGACACTGACACTTAACTGTTCTTGTATGTTCTTGCAGCAGTGGTAAAAGTGCATCCTGATTAATATCTTAAGTGcataaaacatgaaacataATCTACCAGGAATCACTACACAGCTCTAAAATCCAACTTAAACTTGGTTAAGCTGTGTTGCTGTCACCAGAAATGACCTCAAATCATGGTTCAGAGGAAAAGTCTCATTTCTCTAAAAAGTACCTTCCTCTTTGCTTCTTTTCCCTTTCCtttcacatccatccatctttaaagacattttgcaGCACAAACAGAACTAGAAAATAGCCCAGAGAGTGCACTCAGTAACATCAGTTACACAGAAATAGCTTGCTAACAATGGTTAATACTAGCCACCATAAGCCACTGGTCATGCCAGTCAATGAAAATGGCTATAAAAGAATCAAGCAGGGGTGCAGTATATTGAATATAATTTCAAGATTTCATTTATAAGAGAATAATTGTGCTGTTTCTCTTTCATGAAGAAATATGAACTGATCAAATAATACTAAATAcaaacatgccaaaaaaaaaaaaaaaagatgtgatgtGCAGGTGTGCCACTGGTATAGCTGATATTGTGCTTTTGTGGATATGACAATAAATATTATGAAAGTCCTGATGACTGCATATTGTAATTAATGTATAATACACTGCAAAATCTCACATCCATAGCATGATCCATGTGCAAAGTCCTGGCTGTCCACTGGAAGTTATGTAAAGTCTCAGAAGAACCTTTGTTCAGGTTTTCAGAACTAAGGTTGTTGTGATACCAGGTAGGTGTTACAGATAACTTCACTCCAGGCTATGGCAAAAATCCAGCTGCGATGATGAGTCACTTTAAACTTTCAACACTTACCACACATATCTGCGCTTGATCGTTGAGAAAAGAAAGCAGGGGCAAAAAACATTAAGGGCAGAGAGACAAAACTTAAGTGAAAACATACACTTCTACATGTAGACTAACCCTGCACCTGCAGTATGAGGACCATTAATCAGTCTGCCAAAACGTCTTGAATGTCCCCAACTCCAAAGGCAAATATGAGGTCCTCAAGGACTCACAGGAAAGAGCACAAGCATGTGGGTTTGTGCAGACTCATGACTCGTGCATTCACACCTGCACTCCACCGACAGATCCATCAATTATGGACGAATGCTTTAGCCTCTTTAGAGAGAAATGAAACCTTAAAGATGCACACTGCCAGATAAATACTTACATTTCATCTTGATTTGCTGGATGATCTCGATGAGCTCCATCTCTGTAGGCATATAGCCCATGGTCCTCATGCAGTCTGCGATGTCTTTGTAATGGATGAAACCATCCGCATCATAGTCAAATTCCTTAAAGGCCTCCTGAAgctctgacagacacacaaacaaattagATCGACTGGATTGCAACAAACTGTAAAACTAGGTTTTCCCAAGAGTCAAGcacgtgcacgcacgcacacacacacacacacacacacacacacacacacacacacacacacacacacacacacacacacattgtgctGGAGGTCACTGAGGGAGGTAGGAAACTATCCAGTGGCAGGGGTGGAAGATATTCATCCAGAGTTCTTTAAGACTTGTATGACTGTtctggttgacatgcctctgcaacatcgtggGGAAGTTGGGAACAATGCCCTTGGATTGTCTAACTGGGGTGGTCCCCCtttttaagaagggggaccagagggtgtgtTCCAGCTTCAGGGGGGATTACACTCCTCAGCGTCCATGGGAAAGTCTATACCAGGGTACTGGAAAGAAAAGTCCATCCATTGGTTGAACCTTGGATTCAGTAGGAATGCTGTTTATGTCCTGGTAGTGGAatactggaccagctctttattgAAGATATTCAGTTGTGCATAGGAGCTGGTCTAATCTGGTGATATGGATGCTTAAAAAGGAACCACTTGGCATCAGATTTATAACATTGAGCATGCATCACTTTTCAGTGTGAATGTTgagaa containing:
- the cabp4 gene encoding calcium-binding protein 4, with amino-acid sequence MSVKSAKGGPESRPSSAASASPRGGRAAAAGRSPVAGRFKNKALQLSLSKKFCSKSPTPQGKVSEEQGSRSGKRSLSNSSAVAAAYVAYLNKLFGQERQLMPLEIDELQEAFKEFDYDADGFIHYKDIADCMRTMGYMPTEMELIEIIQQIKMKWGGHVDFDDFCELMGPRMVAETAHMVGLKELRCAFRQFDCDGDGKITYDELKEGMKTLLGEKLKKGELEEILSDIDLNKDGNIDFDEFVMMLSAR